One Thunnus albacares chromosome 12, fThuAlb1.1, whole genome shotgun sequence genomic region harbors:
- the gpt gene encoding alanine aminotransferase 2-like isoform X2, which translates to MNHGTALLWKRRALSSLSATRRGLPKEKMSENGVASRAKVLTIDTMNPTVKKVEYAVRGPIVQRAVELERELSEGMKKPFAEVIKANIGDAHAMGQQPITFFRQVLALCSYPELLNDSTFPEDAKSRARRILQSCGGNSMGAYSASQGIDSVRQDVARYVERRDGGVPCDPDNIYLTTGASDGIVTMLKLLVCGEGATRSGVMISIPQYPLYSAALAELGAVQINYYLNEEKCWSLDISELQRALDEARRHCNPRALCIINPGNPTGQVQSRQCIEDVIRFAAKERLFLMADEVYQDNVYAEGCQFHSFKKVLFEMGPEYSNTVELASFHSTSKCYMGECGFRGGYMEIINMDDEVKAQLTKLVSVRLCPPVPGQALMDLVVNPPQPGEPSYNNFIKERTATLSALAEKATLTEQVLNTVPGISCNPVQGAMYSFPRITIPEKAIKEATEKGQQPDMFYCMKMLEETGICLVPGSGFGQRDGSYHFRMTILPPTDKLKILLNKVKEFHQKFTQQYS; encoded by the exons ATGAATCATGGGACGGCGTTGCTGTGGAAACGACG AGCCTTGTCGAGTCTGAGCGCAACGCGACGTGGGCTCCCCAAAGAGAAAATGTCCGAGAATGGAGTGGCATCCCGGGCCAAGGTGTTGACCATTGACACCATGAACCCCACGGTGAAGAAGGTGGAGTATGCCGTACGGGGGCCCATCGTGCAGCGGGCTGTGGAGCTGGAGAGGGAGCTCTCAGAG GGAATGAAGAAGCCCTTTGCTGAGGTCATAAAGGCCAATATTGGGGACGCCCATGCTATGGGCCAGCAGCCAATCACTTTCTTCAGACAG GTCTTGGCCCTCTGCTCCTACCCTGAGCTGCTGAATGACAGCACATTCCCAGAGGATGCTAAAAGTAGAGCACGTCGCATTCTGCAGTCCTGTGGAGGGAACAGTATGG GTGCCTACAGTGCCAGTCAGGGCATAGACTCTGTGCGTCAGGATGTGGCCCGCTACGTTGAGCGAAGGGATGGCGGTGTGCCCTGTGACCCAGACAACATTTACCTCACAACAGGGGCCAGCGATGGCATTGTG ACCATGCTGAAGCTGCTGGTGTGTGGCGAGGGTGCCACCCGTTCCGGCGTCATGATCTCCATACCTCAGTATCCCCTGTACTCGGCTGCGCTGGCTGAACTGGGTGCTGTGCAGATCAACTATTACCTTAATGAGGAAAAGTGCTGGAGTCTGGACATCAGCGAGCTGCAGCGTGCTCTGGATGAGGCCCGACGCCACTGCAACCCCCGAGCCCTGTGCATCATCAACCCTGGAAACCCCACCG GTCAGGTTCAGAGCAGACAGTGCATCGAGGATGTAATCCGATTTGCAGCAAAGGAACGTCTCTTCCTCATGGCAGATGAG GTGTACCAGGATAATGTGTATGCTGAAGGTTGCCAGTTCCACTCTTTTAAGAAGGTGCTGTTTGAGATGGGGCCAGAGTACTCGAATACAGTGGAACTGGCATCCTTCCACTCCACCTCAAAGTGTTACATGGGAGA GTGCGGCTTCCGTGGAGGCTACATGGAGATTATCAACATGGATGATGAGGTGAAGGCCCAGCTGACCAAGCTGGTGTCAGTCCGCCTGTGTCCGCCTGTTCCTGGACAGGCTCTGATGGATCTGGTGGTCAACCCTCCGCAGCCTGGCGAGCCCTCGTACAACAACTTCATCAAG GAGCGCACAGCCACTCTAAGTGCCTTAGCAGAGAAGGCCACACTTACAGAGCAGGTTCTAAATACGGTTCCTGGCATCAGCTGCAATCCTGTGCAGGGCGCCATGTACTCCTTCCCTCGCATAACCATCCCTGAAAAGGCCATCAAAGAGGCCACG GAAAAAGGTCAGCAACCAGATATGTTTTACTGCATGAAGATGCTGGAGGAGACTGGCATCTGCCTTGTACCTGGAAGCGGCTTTGGCCAGAGGGATGGAAGCTACCACTTCAG AATGACCATCTTGCCACCGACAGACAAGCTGAAGATCCTGCTGAACAAAGTGAAGGAGTTCCATCAGAAATTCACCCAGCAATATTCCTAA
- the gpt gene encoding alanine aminotransferase 2-like isoform X3, whose protein sequence is MSENGVASRAKVLTIDTMNPTVKKVEYAVRGPIVQRAVELERELSEGMKKPFAEVIKANIGDAHAMGQQPITFFRQVLALCSYPELLNDSTFPEDAKSRARRILQSCGGNSMGAYSASQGIDSVRQDVARYVERRDGGVPCDPDNIYLTTGASDGIVTMLKLLVCGEGATRSGVMISIPQYPLYSAALAELGAVQINYYLNEEKCWSLDISELQRALDEARRHCNPRALCIINPGNPTGQVQSRQCIEDVIRFAAKERLFLMADEVYQDNVYAEGCQFHSFKKVLFEMGPEYSNTVELASFHSTSKCYMGECGFRGGYMEIINMDDEVKAQLTKLVSVRLCPPVPGQALMDLVVNPPQPGEPSYNNFIKERTATLSALAEKATLTEQVLNTVPGISCNPVQGAMYSFPRITIPEKAIKEATEKGQQPDMFYCMKMLEETGICLVPGSGFGQRDGSYHFRMTILPPTDKLKILLNKVKEFHQKFTQQYS, encoded by the exons ATGTCCGAGAATGGAGTGGCATCCCGGGCCAAGGTGTTGACCATTGACACCATGAACCCCACGGTGAAGAAGGTGGAGTATGCCGTACGGGGGCCCATCGTGCAGCGGGCTGTGGAGCTGGAGAGGGAGCTCTCAGAG GGAATGAAGAAGCCCTTTGCTGAGGTCATAAAGGCCAATATTGGGGACGCCCATGCTATGGGCCAGCAGCCAATCACTTTCTTCAGACAG GTCTTGGCCCTCTGCTCCTACCCTGAGCTGCTGAATGACAGCACATTCCCAGAGGATGCTAAAAGTAGAGCACGTCGCATTCTGCAGTCCTGTGGAGGGAACAGTATGG GTGCCTACAGTGCCAGTCAGGGCATAGACTCTGTGCGTCAGGATGTGGCCCGCTACGTTGAGCGAAGGGATGGCGGTGTGCCCTGTGACCCAGACAACATTTACCTCACAACAGGGGCCAGCGATGGCATTGTG ACCATGCTGAAGCTGCTGGTGTGTGGCGAGGGTGCCACCCGTTCCGGCGTCATGATCTCCATACCTCAGTATCCCCTGTACTCGGCTGCGCTGGCTGAACTGGGTGCTGTGCAGATCAACTATTACCTTAATGAGGAAAAGTGCTGGAGTCTGGACATCAGCGAGCTGCAGCGTGCTCTGGATGAGGCCCGACGCCACTGCAACCCCCGAGCCCTGTGCATCATCAACCCTGGAAACCCCACCG GTCAGGTTCAGAGCAGACAGTGCATCGAGGATGTAATCCGATTTGCAGCAAAGGAACGTCTCTTCCTCATGGCAGATGAG GTGTACCAGGATAATGTGTATGCTGAAGGTTGCCAGTTCCACTCTTTTAAGAAGGTGCTGTTTGAGATGGGGCCAGAGTACTCGAATACAGTGGAACTGGCATCCTTCCACTCCACCTCAAAGTGTTACATGGGAGA GTGCGGCTTCCGTGGAGGCTACATGGAGATTATCAACATGGATGATGAGGTGAAGGCCCAGCTGACCAAGCTGGTGTCAGTCCGCCTGTGTCCGCCTGTTCCTGGACAGGCTCTGATGGATCTGGTGGTCAACCCTCCGCAGCCTGGCGAGCCCTCGTACAACAACTTCATCAAG GAGCGCACAGCCACTCTAAGTGCCTTAGCAGAGAAGGCCACACTTACAGAGCAGGTTCTAAATACGGTTCCTGGCATCAGCTGCAATCCTGTGCAGGGCGCCATGTACTCCTTCCCTCGCATAACCATCCCTGAAAAGGCCATCAAAGAGGCCACG GAAAAAGGTCAGCAACCAGATATGTTTTACTGCATGAAGATGCTGGAGGAGACTGGCATCTGCCTTGTACCTGGAAGCGGCTTTGGCCAGAGGGATGGAAGCTACCACTTCAG AATGACCATCTTGCCACCGACAGACAAGCTGAAGATCCTGCTGAACAAAGTGAAGGAGTTCCATCAGAAATTCACCCAGCAATATTCCTAA
- the gpt gene encoding alanine aminotransferase 2-like isoform X1, whose translation MSATRMQMLSSRNIRLLSRGRNEMLAVSSGAQRAGGPRVRSLTSPPLSSSSPGRALSSLSATRRGLPKEKMSENGVASRAKVLTIDTMNPTVKKVEYAVRGPIVQRAVELERELSEGMKKPFAEVIKANIGDAHAMGQQPITFFRQVLALCSYPELLNDSTFPEDAKSRARRILQSCGGNSMGAYSASQGIDSVRQDVARYVERRDGGVPCDPDNIYLTTGASDGIVTMLKLLVCGEGATRSGVMISIPQYPLYSAALAELGAVQINYYLNEEKCWSLDISELQRALDEARRHCNPRALCIINPGNPTGQVQSRQCIEDVIRFAAKERLFLMADEVYQDNVYAEGCQFHSFKKVLFEMGPEYSNTVELASFHSTSKCYMGECGFRGGYMEIINMDDEVKAQLTKLVSVRLCPPVPGQALMDLVVNPPQPGEPSYNNFIKERTATLSALAEKATLTEQVLNTVPGISCNPVQGAMYSFPRITIPEKAIKEATEKGQQPDMFYCMKMLEETGICLVPGSGFGQRDGSYHFRMTILPPTDKLKILLNKVKEFHQKFTQQYS comes from the exons ATGTCAGCCACACGGATGCAGATGTTATCATCCAGAAACATTCGGCTTTTAAGCCGAGGGCGAAACGAGATGTTAGCCGTTAGCAGTGGAGCGCAGCGGGCCGGTGGTCCCAGGGTCCGCTCACTGACCTCtccccctctgtcctcctcctctcccggCAGAGCCTTGTCGAGTCTGAGCGCAACGCGACGTGGGCTCCCCAAAGAGAAAATGTCCGAGAATGGAGTGGCATCCCGGGCCAAGGTGTTGACCATTGACACCATGAACCCCACGGTGAAGAAGGTGGAGTATGCCGTACGGGGGCCCATCGTGCAGCGGGCTGTGGAGCTGGAGAGGGAGCTCTCAGAG GGAATGAAGAAGCCCTTTGCTGAGGTCATAAAGGCCAATATTGGGGACGCCCATGCTATGGGCCAGCAGCCAATCACTTTCTTCAGACAG GTCTTGGCCCTCTGCTCCTACCCTGAGCTGCTGAATGACAGCACATTCCCAGAGGATGCTAAAAGTAGAGCACGTCGCATTCTGCAGTCCTGTGGAGGGAACAGTATGG GTGCCTACAGTGCCAGTCAGGGCATAGACTCTGTGCGTCAGGATGTGGCCCGCTACGTTGAGCGAAGGGATGGCGGTGTGCCCTGTGACCCAGACAACATTTACCTCACAACAGGGGCCAGCGATGGCATTGTG ACCATGCTGAAGCTGCTGGTGTGTGGCGAGGGTGCCACCCGTTCCGGCGTCATGATCTCCATACCTCAGTATCCCCTGTACTCGGCTGCGCTGGCTGAACTGGGTGCTGTGCAGATCAACTATTACCTTAATGAGGAAAAGTGCTGGAGTCTGGACATCAGCGAGCTGCAGCGTGCTCTGGATGAGGCCCGACGCCACTGCAACCCCCGAGCCCTGTGCATCATCAACCCTGGAAACCCCACCG GTCAGGTTCAGAGCAGACAGTGCATCGAGGATGTAATCCGATTTGCAGCAAAGGAACGTCTCTTCCTCATGGCAGATGAG GTGTACCAGGATAATGTGTATGCTGAAGGTTGCCAGTTCCACTCTTTTAAGAAGGTGCTGTTTGAGATGGGGCCAGAGTACTCGAATACAGTGGAACTGGCATCCTTCCACTCCACCTCAAAGTGTTACATGGGAGA GTGCGGCTTCCGTGGAGGCTACATGGAGATTATCAACATGGATGATGAGGTGAAGGCCCAGCTGACCAAGCTGGTGTCAGTCCGCCTGTGTCCGCCTGTTCCTGGACAGGCTCTGATGGATCTGGTGGTCAACCCTCCGCAGCCTGGCGAGCCCTCGTACAACAACTTCATCAAG GAGCGCACAGCCACTCTAAGTGCCTTAGCAGAGAAGGCCACACTTACAGAGCAGGTTCTAAATACGGTTCCTGGCATCAGCTGCAATCCTGTGCAGGGCGCCATGTACTCCTTCCCTCGCATAACCATCCCTGAAAAGGCCATCAAAGAGGCCACG GAAAAAGGTCAGCAACCAGATATGTTTTACTGCATGAAGATGCTGGAGGAGACTGGCATCTGCCTTGTACCTGGAAGCGGCTTTGGCCAGAGGGATGGAAGCTACCACTTCAG AATGACCATCTTGCCACCGACAGACAAGCTGAAGATCCTGCTGAACAAAGTGAAGGAGTTCCATCAGAAATTCACCCAGCAATATTCCTAA
- the fuz gene encoding protein fuzzy homolog, producing MMMLQDGSLQLLCLTASSGVPLFTRGASKQLPFSVIGSLNGVHMFGGGQGVVLSCCETEGGGKVVWRVFQDSVMLIAVSGGGGQGGAGSSSSSKEEEIRLQRLLENVWNCMVLVLGQDELANVRNVERLKRDLRSCFSLIDQLLEDRQEGILGNLTHCADTLLPPNPALLQEAVEGFAQAADSEFGCLIVHGRIAAATEKWWRLAPQEVVLLSALMRSLSASGSASCDYPVFLPQGSPTVAHRLLRFQLLPGADVCVLCGPSPSLHRAESGLVGRFWSPLVETLRDCLAVGERCLPGSVSLRPDVLALLLINRETRRSVSCVRTSTIHPLGDAPLPSKARCWELLKLFYIFSTTRYFSQEETLCVSPEERVQRGNTEDFVLGFSHQPLQCYLVTEECKSYGLQTPQHQLFLLIPLSVPTFALRTVATQTLSDITAATAL from the coding sequence ATGATGATGCTCCAGGATGGGTCATTACAACTCCTTTGCCTCACAGCCAGCAGTGGGGTCCCTCTTTTCACAAGGGGTGCCTCCAAACAGCTCCCATTCTCGGTCATCGGCTCCCTGAACGGCGTCCACATGTTCGGAGGTGGTCAGGGAGTGGTGTTGTCCTGCTGTGAGACTGAAGGCGGCGGGAAAGTGGTGTGGAGAGTTTTCCAAGACAGTGTGATGCTCATTGCTGTGAGTGGAGGAGGTGGACAAGGTGgtgcaggcagcagcagcagcagcaaagaggaggagatCCGTTTACAGCGTCTGTTGGAGAATGTGTGGAACTGCATGGTGCTGGTGCTGGGTCAGGACGAGTTGGCCAACGTGAGGAATGTGGAGCGGCTGAAGAGGGATTTGCGCTCCTGCTTCAGCCTCATTGATCAGCTGTTGGAGGATAGGCAAGAGGGCATCCTGGGTAACCTGACACACTGTGCTGACACCCTGCTGCCTCCAAACCCCGCTCTTCTTCAAGAGGCTGTGGAGGGCTTCGCACAAGCTGCAGACAGCGAGTTCGGTTGCCTCATCGTCCACGGGCGGATAGCGGCGGCCACTGAAAAGTGGTGGCGACTGGCACCGCAGGAAGTTGTGCTGCTCTCTGCTTTGATGAGGTCCCTCTCAGCCTCTGGATCAGCTTCCTGCGACTACCCAGTTTTCCTTCCTCAGGGCAGCCCCACTGTGGCTCATCGTCTGCTCCGCTTCCAGCTGCTACCAGgggcagatgtgtgtgtgctgtgcgGCCCAAGCCCTTCCCTGCACAGAGCCGAGAGTGGGCTGGTGGGCCGTTTCTGGTCACCTCTGGTGGAGACCTTGAGAGACTGCTTGGCTGTCGGAGAACGCTGCTTACCTGGATCTGTATCCCTGCGTCCTGATGTGCTGGCACTTCTCCTCATCAACCGTGAAACACGACGTTCAGTGTCCTGTGTGCGGACTTCCACTATTCACCCGCTTGGTGACGCTCCTTTGCCCTCCAAGGCTCGCTGCTGGGAACTACTGAAGCTCTTCTACATCTTCAGCACTACACGCTACTTCAGCCAGGAGGAGACATTGTGTGTGTCCCCAGAGGAGAGGGTTCAGAGAGGCAACACAGAGGACTTTGTCCTTGGATTCTCCCACCAGCCACTACAATGCTATTTAGTTACAGAAGAGTGTAAAAGCTACGGACTTCAGACACCACAACACCAGCTTTTCCTGCTCATCCCGCTGTCAGTGCCGACATTCGCACTGCGTACAGTGGCTACACAGACTCTCTCTGATATCACTGCAGCCACTGCGCTTTAA
- the LOC122994563 gene encoding guanine nucleotide-binding protein G(I)/G(S)/G(O) subunit gamma-5-like — translation MSSSLLLSQHRAEDPTHRPAFIFQKYTSRMSSASNIIAMKKVVQQLRFEASINRVKVSQAAADLQQFCMQNALQDPLLTGVSSSTNPFRPQKVCSFL, via the exons ATGTCATCATCTTTGCTTTTGTCTCAACATCGAGCCGAAGATCCCACGCACCGCCCAGCGTTCATCTTTCAGAAATACACATCGAGAATGTCGAGTGCCTCCAATATTATAGCGATGAAAAAAGTCGTACAGCAGCTCCGCTTCGAAGCGAGCATAAACAGAGTCAAG GTCTCCCAGGCAGCTGCAGACCTTCAACAGTTCTGCATGCAAAACGCCTTGCAAGACCCTCTGCTCACTGGTGTGTCCTCCAGCACCAACCCTTTCAGGCCGCAGAAGGTCTGCTCCTTCTTGTGA
- the ssx2ipa gene encoding synovial sarcoma, X breakpoint 2 interacting protein a, which produces MGEWWTTVPIETSMGNYDISSISHVTMSPSRQNNLVSMLSSLPLSKSSYNVISAFCTEDNIPQCISYINQELASLGLSSTSIEASSPGGAALSTVPALNAMYELLQIHRRTMGTLEELEKEQLKKSSTLEHIQMNNSRLKDQLELSIREKSGLHETERQLQLKIKTLQSCLKTEKDEVQKLQSIIASRASQYTHDAKRKERESAKLKERLGQLLVDRKDKKLAIDVLNCLGRSDGRRSHWKTAKATASHEGEMYKSLLSDYEASHRSLMLENAELKKVLQQMKREMIHILSPRQPSNRGATADDSQEQADSDGEEKAGDSSRETLDQSCEHAREQLTNSIRQQWRKLRNHMEKLDSQASQVHSQLESNKELIPRETHEDEMERMRREVQQCKEFIHAQQQLLQQQLNTSFDDETAALLNDCYTLEEKERLKEEWKLFEEQKRNFERERNNFTEAAIRLGREKKAFEEDRASWLKNQFLNMTPFTDRRRCSSSDGQSALSIRSEPEMRMSSTKAQLAKSSTYATFSTPKPTQSAAVPSTTELYRTLRLIPDSSSSRHSNRGRWQESSSIEDGDNRVKSKNRVRCGDLSIFSLGEDENSLT; this is translated from the exons ATGGGAGAGTGGTGGACAACAGTGCCAATAGAGACATCTATGG GAAACTATGATATCTCCAGCATATCACATGTGACAATGTCCCCCTCGAGACAGAACAACCTTGTGTCAATGCTCTCTTCTTTGCCCCTTTCCAAGAGCTCCTACAATGTGATAAGTGCCTTTTGCACAGAGGATAATATTCCTCAGTGCATCTCATACATCAATCAG GAACTCGCCTCCCTGGGCCTCTCCTCCACAAGTATCGAGGCCAGCTCACCAGGGGGAGCCGCCCTGAGCACAGTGCCAGCTCTGAATGCCATGTATGAGCTGTTGCAGATTCACAGGCGTACCATGGGCACTTTAGAGGAGCTTGAGAAAGAACAGCTAAAGAAGTCCAGCACCTTGGAACACATTCAGATGAACAATTCCAGACTCAAG gATCAGTTGGAACTGTCCATAAGGGAGAAATCAGGTCTAcatgagacagagaggcagcTACAACTCAAAATTAAGACTTTGCAAAGCTgcctgaaaacagaaaaagacgaG GTTCAGAAGCTCCAGAGTATCATTGCCAGCCGTGCCTCCCAGTACACTCATGACGctaagaggaaagaaagagaatctGCAAAGCTCAAGGAACGCCTTGGCCAACTGCTGGTTGACAGAAAGGATAAAAAACTAG CTATTGATGTGCTGAATTGCCTGGGACGCTCAGATGGAAGAAGGAGCCACTGGAAGACTGCAAAAGCGACAGCCAG CCACGAGGGTGAGATGTACAAGTCCTTGCTCAGCGACTATGAGGCGAGTCATAGGTCCCTGATGCTGGAGAACGCTGAGCTTAAGAAAGTCCTCCAGCAGATGAAAAGGGAGATGATACATATCCTGAGTCCACGACAACCCTCCAACAGAGGAGCCACTGCTGATGACAGTCAAGAGCAG GCTGATTCAGATGGAGAAGAGAAGGCGGGTGACTCTAGCAGGGAAACGCTGGACCAATCATGTGAGCATGCCAGGGAGCAGCTCACCAACAGCATCCGCCAGCAGTGGAGGAAGCTGAGAAACCACATGGAGAAATTAGACAGCCAAG CATCTCAAGTGCACAGTCAGCTGGAGTCCAATAAAGAGCTGATACCAAGGGAGACCCATGAGGATGAGATGGAGAGGATGAGGCGTGAAGTGCAGCAGTGCAAAGAGTTCATTCAtgcacagcagcagctcctccag CAACAACTTAACACATCATTTGATGATGAGACTGCAGCTCTTCTTAATGACTGCTACActctggaggagaaagagcgACTCAAAGAGGAGTGGAAACTCTTTGAGGAACAAAAGAGAAActttgagagggagagaaacaacTTCACAGAAGCTGCTATTCGCCTGGGGCGAGAG AAAAAAGCCTTCGAAGAAGACCGTGCCTCTTGGctaaaaaatcagtttttgaaCATGACTCCTTTCACAGACCGTAGGAGATGTTCCTCATCTGATGGTCAAAGTGCCTTATCAATCA GAAGTGAGCCAGAGATGAGGATGTCTTCCACAAAAGCTCAGCTGGCCAAATCATCAACTTACGCTACGTTCTCCACTCCTAAACCCACACAAAGTGCTGCTGTGCCATCCACAACCGAACTTTACCGGACACTCCGCCTCATACCAGACAGCAG TTCCTCCAGACACTCAAATAGAGGACGCTGGCAGGAGTCTAGCTCCATTGAAGACGGAGATAATCGGGTCAAGTCCAAAAACAGAGTTCGATGTGGAGACTTGAGTATCTTCTCTTTGGGTGAAGATGAGAACAGCCTCACTTGA
- the LOC122994566 gene encoding mucolipin-3-like: MEDPEPLLAVRSEERRLNGHCRWSSQMKVVEDFRRRLKYFFMSPCEKYKARGRKPWKLMLQILKIVIITAQLVSFGLSNEMMVTFKDENLMTFRHLFLKGYKDQPLGSYALYTKTDVYDHIYYIINRYINLQNLTVGNLAYEKVDGEYTPLSVCQEFYRNSSIDPGNETFDIDPHIDRDCISIYPELSLRNSGLATRVNFSLDFKRLLSVNIYLTLKTINLQTVRHHELPDCYVFHIMIMFDNRADSGKIKVDIENDVVIYECRDWNVEGTSGKNDYLLLLLDSVVILACFTSLILCTRSVINGIQLQFEFNIFFHAYYNKIVTWSDRMEFVNGWYFLIIVSDTLTIAGSALKIGIQTKYLTNYDVCSILLGTATMLVWVGVIRYLGFFKKYNVRISMKLPFCLVFSNVYVEKLKYKKPYIFFQILILTLRAALPNVIRFCCCAAMIYLGYCFCGWIVLGPYHDKFRTLDKVTECLFSLINGDDMYGTFLKIRYKGYMVWLFSRLYLYSFISLFIYMVLSLFIALITDTYETIKHHQQDKAPVSQLQAFIAECRDEPESGRYLTDEEPASCCLSSCCLPGCSEKM; this comes from the exons ATGGAGGACCCGGAGCCTCTGTTGGCTGTTAGGTCGGAGGAGAGGAGGCTCAACGGCCACTGCAGATGGAGCTCTCAGATGAAGGTGGTGGAGGATTTTAGACGGAGGCTGAAGTACTTCTTCATGAGCCCCTGTGAGAAATACAAGGCCAGGGGTCGCAAACCATGGAAACTGATgctacaaatattaaaaattgtAATCATCACAGCCCAG TTAGTCTCATTTGGACTGAGCAACGAAATGATGGTCACCTTCAAAGATGAAAATCTGATGACATTTAGACATCTGTTTCTCAAAGGATACAAAGATCAGCCGTTGGGAAGCTACGCGCTGTacacaaaaacagatgtttatGATCACATCTACTACATTATCAACAGG taCATCAATCTCCAAAATCTGACAGTAGGTAATCTTGCATATGAGAAGGTTGATGGCGAGTAcactcctctgtctgtctgtcaagagttttacagaaacagcagcatcGATCCTGGCAATGAGACCTTTGACATAGATCCACATATTGATAGAG ATTGCATTTCCATATACCCTGAGCTGTCCTTACGCAACAGTGGTTTGGCGACACGCGTGAACTTCTCATTAGATTTCAAAAG GCTGCTATCAGTGAACATCTACCTTACTCTGAAAACCATCAATCTGCAGACTGTGAGGCACCATGAGCTACCAGACTGTTATGTCTTCCATATAATG ATAATGTTTGACAACCGTGCAGACAGTGGAAAGATTAAAGTGGATATTGAAAATGATGTTGTAATTTATGAGTGCAGAGACTGGAATGTGGAAGGAACCT CCGGGAAGAACGACTACCTGCTCTTGTTGCTTGATTCTGTGGTCATCCTTGCCTGCTTCACCTCTCTCATCCTCTGCACGCGATCTGTCATCAATGGCATCCAACTACAGTTT GAGTTCAACATATTCTTTCATGCCTACTATAATAAAATTGTGACCTGGTCAGACCGTATGGAGTTTGTGAACGGGTGGTATTTCCTCATCATTGTCAGTGACACACTGACCATCGCTGGGTCAGCACTCAAAATTGGAATACAAACAAAG TACCTGACAAACTATGATGTCTGCAGTATTTTGCTGGGAACAGCCACGATGCTAGTCTGGGTCGGAGTGATTCGATACCTTGGTTTCTTCAAGAAATACAATGTAAGAATATCCATGAAGCTGcctttttgtttagtttttt CAAATGTATATGTGGagaaactgaaatataaaaaaccTTATATTTTCTTCCAGATCTTGATATTAACCTTAAGGGCAGCACTCCCAAATGTGATCCGATTCTGCTGCTGTGCGGCTATGATCTACCTCGGGTATTGTTTCTGTGGTTGGATTGTGCTTGGGCCTTACCATGACAAA ttcCGAACACTTGACAAGGTGACAGAGTGCCTCTTCTCGCTCATCAATGGGGACGACATGTACGGCACCTTCCTGAAGATAAGATACAAGGGCTACATGGTGTGGCTATTCAGCAGACTCTACCTCTattccttcatctctctcttcatctaCATGGTGCTCAGCCTGTTCATCGCTCTCATTACCGACACCTACGAGACCATCAAG CATCACCAGCAAGACAAAGCACCGGTGTCCCAGCTTCAGGCCTTCATAGCAGAGTGCAGGGATGAGCCGGAGTCTGGAAGATACCTGACTGATGAGGAACCAGCTTCTTGTTGCCTCTCTTCTTGCTGCTTGCCTGGATGCAGTGAGAAGATGTAG
- the bcl10 gene encoding B-cell lymphoma/leukemia 10, with protein MDAPHLTEDEMAEIKKDVLTRLRHYLCDKIRAERHLDYLRSRRILTRDDAEEISCRTTQTKRTAMLLDILAENPRGLDALIDSIREMRAQNFIITKITDEVQKAKNEKLEALKAGASSSSSDSNLSTLNTTSDLSRTFSNDSTMLFHPDGERSPSTSDVAGSLNLPSLQKGGDLSSVASVSIAAASSTTSSSLPRPGDPGAPPLPDEVMIEPPSNIDAATPGCTSSGGDPNFQPLRSRSLTPTSHRSIF; from the exons ATGGATGCTCCTCACCTCACTGAAGATGAAATGGCAGAGATTAAAAAAGAC GTGCTGACCAGACTGCGGCACTACCTCTGCGACAAGATCCGAGCTGAACGCCACCTCGACTACCTGCGCTCTCGCAGGATCCTGACGCGGGATGACGCGGAGGAAATCAGCTGCAGGACCACACAGACCAAGAGGACGGCAATGTTGTTAGACATCCTTGCTGAGAACCCCCGCGGCCTCGATGCCCTGATCGATTCCATCCGGGAGATGCGGGCGCAAAATTTCATCATCACCAAGATCACAGATGAGGTGCAAAAGGCCAAAAATGAGAAGCTCGAAGCTCTCAAAG CAGGGGCTTCCAGCTCCTCATCTGACAGTAACCTCAGCACTCTGAACACAACCAGCGACCTCTCCAGGACATTTTCAAACGACTCCACCATGCTCTTCCACCCAGACGGCGAACGAAGCCCCTCCACTTCAGACGTAGCGGGCTCTCTCAACTTGCCATCATTACAGAAAGGTGGAGACTTGTCCTCTGTGGCAAGTGTTAGCATCGCCGCCGCTTCCTCCACAACCTCCTCAAGCCTCCCCAGGCCTGGTGACCCGGGAGCTCCTCCGCTGCCAGACGAAGTAATGATCGAACCGCCCTCCAACATAGATGCTGCGACGCCGGGGTGCACCAGCAGCGGAGGGGACCCGAACTTCCAACCCCTCCGGTCGCGTTCTCTCACTCCGACCTCACACAGGAGCATCTTTTAG